The following are encoded in a window of Sphaerisporangium siamense genomic DNA:
- a CDS encoding helix-turn-helix domain-containing protein codes for MADLSPAWPRFGAALRQWRESRRMGLRETASVIHIDHSLLSKWETGQRPVPAEHAARLDAALGAEGLITALHAAITESDELRSTLLEKQLTSSGEDTMERRAAMQILTAIGAGAAIPANALEDVFAAIERATGDRLDLDDWERRLYEYSHLITRRPVGFLINDLTADVLALGRILERGQSPSAQAGLLRVGAGLSGLLATEFGDTGDRRAARLAWRSARRAADASGDREMSVWVRAKEASDTRHADVPFHVVAELADQAVQIADGVPSYGHMRAHSVRAWIAAERGDHAMARAELQAFVQTFEKLPDRSGPNIDPAAFGLAEAYVLWQIAHVHTRTGHERAAESIDQALAIYPRDAQGPRLLLHLIRSADLVRHREIDEGIGHALETLQRMPVTTPRARHMAAEVFAALPDKARGLPAARELRKLTA; via the coding sequence ATGGCCGATCTTTCTCCCGCCTGGCCGCGATTCGGCGCCGCTCTGCGCCAGTGGCGCGAGTCCCGGCGAATGGGGTTACGCGAGACCGCGTCGGTGATCCACATCGATCATTCGCTGCTCAGCAAATGGGAGACGGGTCAGCGCCCCGTACCGGCCGAGCATGCCGCCCGCTTGGATGCCGCCCTCGGTGCAGAGGGGCTGATAACGGCACTTCACGCCGCAATCACCGAATCGGATGAATTGCGAAGTACGCTGCTGGAAAAGCAGCTCACTTCTTCCGGTGAGGACACCATGGAACGACGTGCGGCCATGCAAATCCTGACAGCCATCGGCGCGGGTGCGGCAATACCCGCGAACGCCTTGGAGGACGTCTTCGCCGCGATCGAGCGCGCGACCGGTGACCGCCTCGACCTGGACGACTGGGAACGCAGGCTCTACGAGTACAGCCATCTGATCACCAGGCGGCCGGTGGGATTTCTGATCAATGACCTGACCGCCGACGTACTCGCTCTCGGGCGCATCCTCGAACGGGGCCAGTCGCCCAGCGCGCAGGCCGGGTTGCTCCGTGTCGGAGCAGGGCTCTCCGGGCTGCTGGCGACGGAGTTCGGAGACACGGGGGACCGGCGTGCCGCGCGCCTCGCGTGGCGGTCCGCTCGCCGTGCCGCCGACGCCTCAGGTGATCGCGAAATGTCGGTGTGGGTCCGTGCGAAGGAGGCATCCGATACACGCCATGCGGATGTTCCGTTCCACGTCGTCGCGGAGTTGGCGGATCAGGCCGTCCAGATAGCGGATGGAGTACCCAGCTATGGGCATATGCGGGCGCACTCCGTCCGCGCATGGATAGCGGCCGAGCGGGGTGACCATGCCATGGCCCGCGCCGAGCTGCAAGCCTTCGTCCAGACCTTCGAGAAACTTCCTGACAGATCCGGCCCGAACATCGACCCTGCGGCTTTCGGACTGGCAGAGGCTTATGTGCTATGGCAGATAGCGCACGTTCACACGCGTACCGGGCACGAGAGGGCAGCGGAATCCATTGATCAGGCGCTCGCTATCTATCCGAGAGACGCACAAGGGCCCAGATTGCTCCTACACCTCATCCGTTCCGCTGACCTCGTACGGCACCGCGAGATCGACGAGGGGATCGGCCATGCCTTGGAGACGCTCCAGAGAATGCCCGTGACCACTCCGAGGGCACGGCATATGGCGGCCGAAGTCTTCGCCGCCCTGCCGGACAAGGCCAGGGGGCTGCCCGCCGCCCGAGAGTTGCGCAAGCTCACGGCGTAG
- a CDS encoding PadR family transcriptional regulator, with protein MTVAVVTLLKVFLEDPGRERYGYDLMKETGFPSGKIYPLLARLRGAGWLAVVEEDVDPAVAGRPARRGYRLTDDGIQVARLELAKLSERLRPSSGLGALRPEQGLR; from the coding sequence ATGACAGTGGCCGTGGTGACGTTGCTCAAGGTGTTTCTTGAGGATCCGGGGCGGGAGCGTTACGGCTATGACCTCATGAAAGAGACCGGGTTTCCGAGTGGGAAGATCTATCCGCTGCTGGCCAGGCTGCGCGGGGCGGGGTGGCTGGCGGTGGTCGAGGAGGACGTCGACCCGGCCGTGGCGGGGCGGCCGGCGCGGCGCGGGTACCGGCTGACCGACGACGGGATCCAGGTGGCGCGGCTGGAGCTCGCGAAGCTCAGCGAGCGGCTGCGGCCGTCCTCGGGCCTCGGGGCCCTGCGACCGGAGCAGGGGTTGCGGTGA
- a CDS encoding sugar phosphate isomerase/epimerase family protein gives MKLGLLTACLGAQSLDEVAAWASQAGYEALEIATWPKGTGHVHQAAHLDVENFSAADAERVRELMDRHALTVPALTYCDNNLHPDERRREAIHRHLRSVIDTAAALRVPYVCTFVGRDVTLPVADNLKLAERHLRPLAEYAAGRGVGLLAENCPMEGWHPDGYPGNLAYSPELWDWMSGLGFRLTYDPSHLPWLGIDPIDALRYALRRGMVAHVQAKDIEIDERARTRHGVFGKTAERASPTDVGWWRYRVPGRGVIDWNRVIDTLYDHGYDGTVAVEHEDPIWGGSLPRIHQGLRIAAATLRPFITPEIGDASSP, from the coding sequence ATGAAGCTCGGCCTGCTCACCGCGTGCCTGGGCGCGCAGTCGCTGGACGAGGTCGCCGCGTGGGCCTCCCAGGCCGGATACGAGGCCCTGGAGATCGCGACCTGGCCGAAGGGCACCGGGCACGTCCACCAGGCCGCGCACCTCGACGTGGAGAACTTCTCCGCGGCCGACGCCGAGCGGGTCCGGGAGCTGATGGACCGGCACGCGCTCACCGTCCCCGCGCTGACGTACTGCGACAACAACCTGCATCCCGACGAACGGCGGCGTGAGGCGATCCACCGGCACCTGCGGTCGGTCATCGACACCGCGGCGGCGCTGCGGGTGCCGTACGTGTGCACGTTCGTCGGGCGGGACGTCACCCTGCCGGTGGCCGACAACCTCAAGCTCGCCGAACGGCACCTGCGCCCGCTCGCCGAGTACGCGGCCGGGCGCGGCGTGGGCCTGCTCGCCGAGAACTGCCCGATGGAGGGCTGGCATCCCGACGGCTACCCCGGCAACCTCGCCTACTCGCCCGAGCTGTGGGACTGGATGTCCGGCCTCGGCTTCCGCCTCACCTACGACCCCTCCCACCTGCCCTGGCTCGGCATCGACCCGATCGACGCCCTGCGGTACGCCCTGCGGCGCGGCATGGTCGCCCACGTCCAGGCCAAGGACATCGAGATCGACGAGCGCGCCCGCACCCGCCACGGCGTCTTCGGCAAGACCGCCGAGCGCGCCTCGCCGACCGACGTCGGATGGTGGCGCTACCGCGTCCCCGGCCGCGGCGTCATCGACTGGAACCGCGTCATCGACACCCTCTACGACCACGGCTACGACGGCACCGTCGCCGTTGAGCACGAAGACCCGATTTGGGGCGGCTCCCTGCCCCGAATCCACCAGGGCCTGCGGATCGCCGCCGCCACCTTGCGCCCGTTCATCACCCCCGAGATTGGCGACGCCTCCTCTCCGTGA
- a CDS encoding NAD(P)/FAD-dependent oxidoreductase, with translation MVEHVVVIGAGVYGAAVAAALTRRGARVTVVDAGAPAGGTSGATFSWVNSCGKRPRSYHDLNVAGMAAHRRLAADVPHGDWYHEGGNLEWAADDAGRAELRGKVAGVLDYGYEARWLSRAEALRLEPDMDPAGLPDDEIAYFPREGWIEPVRLIGHLLSSAVAGGAEPVAYDGVTGLEVTAGMVRAVWLASGRRLLADAVVNCAGPQAAAIAELAGLVLPMRNTRGVLVSTSPVAVSPSRVIHSPHVHLRPDGGGRVLLHTHEIDGAAHVSGAGEISVDPSAVGKVVEAGRALYPGLRAATVEGVRVGERPIPGDGLPVLGRVVALPNFHFAVSHSGATLSVHAGDLVAGEVLGENQDEALAAFRFERPALAAR, from the coding sequence ATGGTCGAGCACGTGGTCGTGATCGGTGCCGGCGTCTACGGCGCGGCGGTGGCCGCCGCGCTGACGCGGCGGGGCGCCCGGGTCACCGTCGTGGACGCCGGCGCCCCGGCGGGCGGGACCTCCGGGGCGACGTTCTCGTGGGTCAACTCCTGCGGTAAGCGGCCGCGGTCGTACCACGATCTCAACGTCGCGGGCATGGCGGCCCACCGGAGGCTGGCGGCCGACGTGCCGCACGGCGACTGGTACCACGAGGGCGGCAACCTCGAATGGGCCGCCGACGACGCCGGGCGCGCGGAACTGCGCGGCAAGGTCGCAGGCGTCCTCGACTACGGATACGAGGCGCGGTGGCTGAGCCGGGCCGAGGCGCTGCGCCTGGAACCGGACATGGACCCGGCCGGGCTACCGGACGACGAGATCGCCTACTTCCCCCGCGAAGGCTGGATCGAGCCGGTCCGACTGATCGGCCACCTGCTGTCCAGTGCGGTGGCCGGGGGTGCGGAACCGGTGGCGTACGACGGCGTCACCGGGCTGGAGGTGACCGCGGGCATGGTGCGCGCCGTGTGGCTCGCCTCCGGACGACGACTCCTCGCGGACGCGGTCGTGAACTGCGCGGGACCACAGGCCGCCGCGATCGCCGAGCTCGCCGGGCTCGTGCTGCCCATGCGCAACACCCGCGGCGTGCTCGTCTCCACCTCACCGGTCGCGGTCTCGCCGTCGCGCGTCATCCATTCCCCGCACGTCCACCTACGCCCGGACGGCGGCGGGCGCGTCCTGCTGCACACCCATGAGATCGACGGCGCGGCGCACGTCTCCGGCGCCGGGGAGATCAGCGTCGATCCGTCGGCCGTCGGCAAGGTCGTCGAGGCCGGTCGTGCGCTGTATCCGGGACTCCGCGCGGCGACCGTGGAGGGGGTCCGGGTCGGTGAACGGCCCATCCCCGGCGATGGCCTGCCGGTGCTCGGCCGGGTCGTCGCGCTGCCCAACTTCCACTTCGCGGTCTCGCACAGCGGCGCGACGCTGAGCGTGCACGCCGGTGACCTGGTCGCCGGCGAGGTGCTCGGCGAGAACCAGGACGAGGCGCTGGCGGCGTTCCGGTTCGAGCGGCCGGCGCTTGCGGCCCGGTGA